The Acipenser ruthenus chromosome 11, fAciRut3.2 maternal haplotype, whole genome shotgun sequence region ccaactaaaaaaaaaaactggattgcTCTGCAGCAAACAGAAAAATGATGTGATGCCAGACATTCTGAGAACTTAACTTtacaattattaaataaacagtttctataaataaatcaaaccaaGAGAATAATTTTAGCTGTAGATAAAACCTATGCTTTAAGTGAACAAACTCTTCGGAAACCAAAATCTCATGAGTACACTAGAAATGTAAAATGTTAACCCTTTAACAGCAATAGCCTGTTGATCACTCATTACAGGTAAGCCTGTGTAGGGCTCACATTTTCCtttaagacacacacacatatacattatgGTAAGTGTGAACATATTTCATGGACACACTTACCTTCGGCATCATGTCTTCCATGAACTTCTGCCCCCCGAAGCCAGGCTCCACTGTCATCACCAGGGCCATGTCGATCTGTCCTGCCCAGGGACCCAGCTCCTCCACTGTGGTGCCAGGTTTGATAGCCAAGCCAACCTGCAGAGGACACAGTAACCACAGGCCAACCAACACTCACTGTGTGGGACTTGAAGCACAACTCTTAGGTTTTTCATTTTCTCgtaatgttaaaacaaaaacaagggtGATAAGTGCTGTTTATTACCAACAAGGAACCAAACTTCTAGATTAGCCAGACACAAGGCCAGAACACAGGTCATGGAGCAGCACTGAATTGACTGACTGAATCCACCACTCAAAAGGCAGTGTGTAgaggggagcgaggagagggTAGCAGGTAGTGGGTAgaggggagcgaggagagggTAGCAGGTAGTGGGTAgaggggagcgaggagagggTAGCAGGTAGTGGGTAGAGGGGAGCAAGGAGAGGGTAGCAGGCAGTGGGTAGAGGGGAGCAAGGAGAGGGTAGCAGGTAGTGCGTAgaggggagcgaggagagggTAGCAGGTAGTGGGTAgaggggagcgaggagagggTAGCAGGTAGTGGGTAgaggggagcgaggagagggTAGCAGGTAGTGCGTAgaggggagcgaggagagggTAGCAGGCAGTGGGTAGAGGAGAGCGAGGAGAGGGTAGCAGGTAGTGGGTAGAGGGGAGCAAGGAGAGGGTAGCAGGCAGTGGGTAGAGGGGAGCAAGGAGAGGGTAGCAGGTAGTGCGTAgaggggagcgaggagagggTAGCAGGTAGTGGGTAgaggggagcgaggagagggTAGCAGGCAGTGCGTAgaggggagcgaggagagggTAGCAGGCAGTGCGTAgaggggagcgaggagagggTAGCAGGCAGTGGGTAgaggggagcgaggagagggTAGCAGGTAGTGGGTAgaggggagcgaggagagggTAGCAGGTAGTGCGTAgaggggagcgaggagagggTAGCAGGTAGTGCGTAgaggggagcgaggagagggTAGCAGGCAGTGGGTAgaggggagcgaggagagggTAGCAGGTAGTGGGTAgaggggagcgaggagagggTAGCAGGCAGTGGGTAGAGGGGAGCAAGGAGAGGGTAGCAGGTAGTGCGTAgaggggagcgaggagagggTAGCAGGTAGTGCGTAgaggggagcgaggagagggTAGCAGGTAGTGGGTAgaggggagcgaggagagggTAGCAGGTAGTGCGTAgaggggagcgaggagagggTAGCAGGTAGTGGGTAgaggggagcgaggagagggTAGCAGGCAGTGGGTAGAGGGGAGCAAGGAGAGGGTAGCAGGTAGTGCGTAgaggggagcgaggagagggTAGCAGGCAGTGGGTAgaggggagcgaggagagggTAGCAGGTAGTGGGTAgaggggagcgaggagagggTAGCAGGTAGTGCGTAgaggggagcgaggagagggTAGCAGGCAGTGCGTAgaggggagcgaggagagggTAGCAGGCAGTGGGTAGAGGGGAGCAAGGAGAGGGTAGCAGGTAGTGCGTAgaggggagcgaggagagggTAGCAGGTAGTGGGTAgaggggagcgaggagagggTAGCAGGTAGTGGGTAgaggggagcgaggagagggTAGCAGGTAGTGCGTAgaggggagcgaggagagggTAGCAGGCAGTGGGTAGAGGAGAGCGAGGAGAGGGTAGCAGGTAGTGGGTAGAGGGGAGCAAGGAGAGGGTAGCAGGCAGTGGGTAGAGGGGAGCAAGGAGAGGGTAGCAGGTAGTGCGTAgaggggagcgaggagagggTAGCAGGTAGTGGGTAgaggggagcgaggagagggTAGCAGGCAGTGCGTAgaggggagcgaggagagggTAGCAGGCAGTGCGTAgaggggagcgaggagagggTAGCAGGCAGTGGGTAgaggggagcgaggagagggTAGCAGGTAGTGGGTAgaggggagcgaggagagggTAGCAGGTAGTGCGTAGAGGGGAGCAAGGAGAGGGTAGCAGGTAGTGCGTAgaggggagcgaggagagggTAGCAGGTAGTGCGTAgaggggagcgaggagagggTAGCAGGTAGTGCGTAgaggggagcgaggagagggTAGCAGGCAGTGGGTAGAGGGGAGCAAGGAGAGGGTAGCAGGCAGTGGGTAGAGGGGAGCAAGGAGAGGGTAGCAGGTAGTGGGTAgaggggagcgaggagagggTAGCAGGTAGTGCGTAgaggggagcgaggagagggTAGCAGGCAGTGGGTAGTGGGGAGCGAGGAGAGGGTAGCAGGTAGTGGGTAGAGGGGAGCAAGGAGAGGGTAGCAGGCAGTGGGTAgaggggagcgaggagagggTAGCAGGTAGTGCGTAgaggggagcgaggagagggTAGCAGGTAGTGCGTAgaggggagcgaggagagggTAGCAGGTAGTGCGTAgaggggagcgaggagagggTAGCAGGTAGTGCGTAgaggggagcgaggagagggTAGCAGGCAGTGGGTAGAGGGGAGTGAGGAGAGGGTAGCAGGTAGAAAGGGTTCCCACCTTCATGCCATTCTCCCGGATGTCTTTGATCAGAGCCCCGGCATTGACAGTGGCCTCCAGGTGGAAGGTGTACTGattggctcctgctgctgccatTGGCTTCACCCACTGCTCTGGCCTGGAAACCATCATATGCATATCTGCACAAGAGGAGACAGAGAgcaagtcacacacacacacacacacacacacacacacacacacacacacacacacacacacacacacgcacgcacgcacgcacacccaCACGGCTGCAAATACTTTATTAGAGGACGGGACGTGAGAATGCACTGCAGGCAGGGTTGGGGTCAactgaagtaatttgttgccactttgagaagctcgttttaacagaatactgccaattttgatcaatgatgtgatGGAATTGATTATAAAGGGAATGAGAATTGGAATTGGGAACCAATTGGAATTGAAAACCAGGGAGTTACAGGCGAGGAGGCGAACTCACCAAAGAAAGGGCCCTGTCCCAGCTGCTTCCGAAGACACTCCACCACAGGGTGGCCAAAGGTGATGTTGGGTACAAAGTGCCTGAAACAAGAGAATACGCAGTTCTGTTAAGAACTCTACAATCAACAGTGACGCCTGAATCAAGAGAATACACAGCTCTGTCAAGAACTCTACAATCAACAGTGACACCCGAATCAAGAGAATACACAGCTCTGTCAAGAACTCTACAATCAACAGTGACACCCGAAACAAGAGAATACACAGCTCTGTCAAGAACTCTACAATCAACAGTGACACCCGAATCAAGAGAATACACAGCTCTGtcatactgaagaactctacaatcAACAGTGACGCCCGAAACAAGAGAATACACAGCTCTGTCAAGAACTCTACAATCAACAGTGACACCCAAAACAAGAGAATACACAGCTCTGTCAAGAACTCTACAATCAACAGTGACGCCCGAAACAAGAGAATACACAGCTCTGtcatactgaagaactctacaatcAACAGTGACACCCGAATCAAGAGAATACACAGCTCTGTCAAGAACTCTACAATCAACAGTGACGCCCGAATCAAGAGAATACACAGCTCTGtcatactgaagaactctacaatcAACAGTGACACCCGAAACAAGAGAATACACAGCTCTGTCAAGAACTCTACAATCAACAGTGACACCCGAAACAAGAGAATACACAGCTCTGTCAAGAACTCTACAATCAACAGTGACACCCGAAACAA contains the following coding sequences:
- the rpe gene encoding ribulose-phosphate 3-epimerase, which produces MSYTAKIGPSILNSDLACLGSECIRMLDCGADYLHLDVMDGHFVPNITFGHPVVECLRKQLGQGPFFDMHMMVSRPEQWVKPMAAAGANQYTFHLEATVNAGALIKDIRENGMKVGLAIKPGTTVEELGPWAGQIDMALVMTVEPGFGGQKFMEDMMPKVNWLRTQFPSLDIEVDGGVGPDTIHKCAEAGANMIVSGSAVMKSDDPRSVINLLRNVCVEAIQKRSLDR